A window from Citrus sinensis cultivar Valencia sweet orange chromosome 5, DVS_A1.0, whole genome shotgun sequence encodes these proteins:
- the LOC102606737 gene encoding acyl-CoA-binding protein, with protein sequence MGLQEEFEEYAEKAKTLPESTTNENKLILYGLYKQATVGPVNTNRPGMFNMRDRAKWDAWKAVEGKSKEEAMSDYITKVKQLQEEAGVSA encoded by the exons ATGGGTTTGCAG GAGGAATTTGAGGAGTATGCTGAGAAAGCAAAGACCCTGCCAGAGTCGACAACAAACGAAAACAAGCTTATCCTTTATGGTCTCTACAAGCAAGCCACTGTTGGACCAGTAAACACAA ACAGACCTGGAATGTTTAACATGAGGGACAGAGCCAAGTGGGATGCATGGAAGGCTGTCGAAG GGAAATCTAAGGAGGAAGCAATGAGTGACTACATTACCAAGGTAAAGCAGTTGCAGGAGGAAGCTGGTGTTTCTGCCTGA
- the LOC102630721 gene encoding protein MOS2, whose protein sequence is MDNVAKVSFSVRSKSSSKSKPSQNQNDDRDDQPNKQYVTEFDPDKTLTDSKKPRRIIPRKAPPPPPTNSRTENLELAIAQSRQESEQLEWELENKSSADADADQISYGLNLRTDNNNNGGERSNRDAAARPAIEPFEKMVSKDFRKELEKLPDDEGLDQFEDMPVEEFGAALLGGLGWYEGRGIGKNSKGNVKIREFGKKSFVSDDVVVVKKEKKKDELKKSGDRDNKHNQESRNSEKSEKQQANKRSRESERREDNYNYNVPWLRSHIRVRIISKELKSGRLYLKKGEVVDVVGPTMCDISMDESGELIQGVDQDLLETALPRRGGPVLVLYGRHKGVYGNLVDRDLDRETGVVRDADTHKLVNVKLEQIAEYIGDPSYLGY, encoded by the coding sequence ATGGACAACGTGGCGAAAGTTTCATTCTCAGTACGATCGAAATCTTCCTCCAAATCAAAACCGTCTCAGAATCAAAACGACGACCGAGATGATCAGCCAAACAAACAATACGTCACCGAGTTCGACCCCGACAAAACCCTAACCGATTCGAAAAAACCTAGACGCATAATTCCCCGCAAAGCGCCGCCGCCGCCACCTACCAACAGTCGGACGGAGAATCTCGAACTCGCCATTGCTCAATCGCGCCAAGAGTCCGAGCAACTCGAGTGGGAACTGGAAAACAAGTCATCCGCCGATGCCGACGCCGATCAAATCTCTTACGGCCTCAATCTCCGCACtgataacaacaacaacgGCGGGGAAAGAAGCAATCGGGATGCGGCGGCGAGGCCTGCAATTGAACCGTTTGAGAAGATGGTGTCGAAGGATTTTAGGAAAGAGTTGGAGAAGTTACCGGACGATGAAGGGCTCGATCAGTTTGAGGACATGCCGGTCGAGGAATTCGGCGCTGCTTTGCTTGGTGGATTGGGTTGGTACGAGGGCAGAGGCATTGGTAAGAACTCTAAAGGTAATGTCAAAATTAGAGAGTTTGGTAAGAAGTCTTTTGTTTCTGATGATGTTGTTGTGGTTaagaaggagaaaaagaaggacGAGTTGAAGAAATCAGGTGATAGAGATAATAAACATAATCAAGAGAGTCGAAATAGTGAAAAGAGTGAAAAGCAGCAAGCAAATAAGCGGAGTAGAGAGAGTGAAAGAAGAGAggataattataattataatgttcCGTGGCTCAGGAGTCATATTAGGGTGAGGATAATTAGCAAGGAACTTAAAAGTGGGAGATTGTATTTGAAGAAAGGAGAGGTTGTGGATGTAGTTGGGCCGACCATGTGTGATATATCAATGGATGAGAGTGGGGAGTTGATTCAAGGAGTCGATCAGGATCTTCTTGAGACTGCATTGCCCAGACGTGGGGGCCCAGTTCTTGTTCTGTACGGGAGGCATAAGGGTGTATATGGGAATTTAGTTGATCGGGATTTGGATAGAGAGACTGGTGTTGTTCGTGATGCTGATACCCACAAGTTGGTTAATGTTAAGCTTGAGCAGATTGCAGAGTATATTGGGGATCCCAGCTATCTTGGTTATTGA
- the LOC127902333 gene encoding zinc finger BED domain-containing protein RICESLEEPER 2-like: MSGHSRSNSMSDDDNQSVQMEGTQKAKRKRPAMKKRSATWNHFTLLENNPNKCKCNYCGRQYQCHSRRDGITNMRNHILACLAYKTFREQQEGSQQNLTTEGGEGNASNMVLAKGWSQDACRRAVTKMIIMGELPLSFVDNKGFRHFCSVAIPQFVMPSRRTVAHFIDSDWCLNRRIISFSVIEDHRGKTIGKKIVACLQDWGIERLFAITVDNASTNDVAVNYVTMQLLAWMNDDAIVLAGQYMHVRCCAHILNLIVVSGLNELHASVAAIRNAVKYVRSSTTRLQAFKQCAQQVKCPNGTVVLDCPTRWNSTYLMLMTALKFQAAFDRMAEVDKPYEAYFLEKENNVKRVGPPGPEDWESAGRIVKFLKVFYDATLLFSASLSVTSNLCYDTIGLIESSLTALEGSRDPWVVAMAYQMRENFDKYWESSGKINKMLIVASILDPRAKMDFAKHIFEIIFANDGWKVEEMTKAVKDLLNELYDAYSAMCSSSTPSMCSESVPSGSYGGTSYSPYFTTEVGLPEGPSGDGDDIFRVSRPFFGYAQKVFVQNEGKRVVSEVERYLSDPVEDPSNLKLNVLLWWKVNGSKYPILEKIARDVLAVPVSTMASESAFSTGRRVIDEYRSSLTPCMVEALICTENWLQAKLFANHVYNLQEDIKEQIFHMELHEEFVRSQASTVETVSADMGVMDI, encoded by the exons ATGTCTGGACACTCAAGATCGAATTCAATGAGTGATGATGACAATCAAAGTGTTCAAATGGAAGGAACTCAAAAGGCAAAGCGGAAAAGACCAGCGATGAAGAAAAGATCTGCGACGTGGAATCATTTTACTTTGCTCGAGAACAATCCAAACAAATGCAAGTGCAACTATTGTGGTAGACAATATCAATGTCATTCAAGGCGTGATGGGATTACAAATATGAGAAATCATATACTGGCTTGCCTTGCATACAAGACATTCCGGGAACAACAAGAGGGAAGTCAACAAAACTTGACAACTGAGGGTGGGGAAGGAAATGCAAGTAATATGGTTTTGGCTAAAGGGTGGAGTCAAGACGCTTGTAGAAGGGCAGTCACCAAAATGATCATTATGGGTGAGTTGCCACTTAGTTTTGTGGATAACAAAGGGTTCAGGCATTTCTGTAGCGTAGCCATTCCACAGTTTGTTATGCCATCTCGGAGAACTGTTG ctcattttattgatagtgaTTGGTGTTTGAACAGAAGGATTATTAGTTTCAGTGTGATTGAAGATCATAGAGGGAAAACGATCGGTAAAAAGATTGTAGCTTGTTTACAAGATTGGGGGATAGAGAGGTTGTTTGCAATAACTGTTGATAATGCCAGTACAAATGATGTTGCGGTTAATTATGTGACTATGCAATTACTTGCTTGGATGAATGATGATGCAATTGTATTGGCGGGTCAGTATATGCATGTGCGTTGTTGTGCACATATTTTGAACTTGATTGTTGTTTCGGGGTTGAATGAATTGCATGCTAGTGTTGCCGCCATCCGGAATGCTGTGAAGTATGTGAGATCCTCCACAACGAGGCTACAGGCATTTAAACAGTGTGCTCAACAAGTGAAATGTCCAAATGGAACGGTTGTGTTGGATTGTCCTActaggtggaattccacctatTTAATGTTGATGACTGCGTTGAAGTTTCAAGCAGCATTTGATAGAATGGCAGAGGTGGATAAACCGTATGAGGCATATTTTCTcgagaaagaaaataacgtTAAGAGGGTGGGCCCGCCTGGACCTGAGGATTGGGAGAGTGCAGGGCGAATTGTGAAGTTTTTGAAGGTATTTTATGATGCCACATTGTTATTTTCTGCTTCTTTGAGTGTGACTTCTAATCTTTGTTATGATACCATTGGCTTAATTGAGAGCTCATTGACTGCATTAGAGGGAAGTAGAGATCCTTGGGTGGTGGCTATGGCTTATCAAATGagggaaaattttgataaatattgggAGTCTTCAgggaagataaataaaatgttaattgttGCCTCTATTCTTGATCCACGAGCTAAAATGGATTTTGCCAAACATATTTTTGAGATCATTTTTGCCAATGATGGTTGGAAAGTTGAAGAAATGACCAAAGCAGTGAAAGATTTGTTGAATGAGCTTTATGATGCATATAGTGCAATGTGCTCTAGTTCCACACCATCGATGTGTAGTGAGAGTGTTCCTAGCGGCAGCTATGGTGGTACAAGTTATTCTCCTTATTTTACAACTGAGGTTGGTTTGCCGGAGGGTCCTAGTGGTGATGGTGATGACATTTTCCGAGTTTCTCGCCCTTTCTTTGGGTATGCTCAGAAAGTGTTTGTTCAGAATGAGGGCAAGAGAGTAGTATCTGAGGTGGAACGATATTTGAGTGACCCAGTTGAAGATCCAAGCAATCTTAAGCTCAATGTTTTGCTTTGGTGGAAGGTTAATGGATCAAAGTATCCGATATTAGAGAAAATTGCAAGGGATGTCCTCGCTGTTCCTGTTTCCACAATGGCATCTGAATCTGCCTTTAGCACAGGGCGTCGCGTCATTGACGAATATCGGAGTTCTTTGACCCCTTGTATGGTTGAGGCATTGATATGTACCGAAAATTGGTTACAAGCTAAACTTTTTGCTAATCATGTCTACAACCTTCAGGAAGATATTAAAGAGCAGATATTCCATATGGAGCTACATGAAg agTTTGTAAGATCACAAGCTTCAACGGTGGAAACAGTGAGCGCTGATATGGGTGTTATGGATATTTGA